The DNA region GAGGGCGTCGACCCAACTGCCGACACCGCCGTTGCGGGGGTAGCGATGGCGTACCGCGCTGCGCCCTTCCAGGTAGTCGCGGAACGCCACCTTGGCGTCGTAGACCGCCGAACGCTTGAGCTCCCGGCATACCTCGGCGCTGCCGGCGATGACACGGCCATAGCCGAGGAAGCGGTGGCTGCTCGCGCTGAGCTGGTCGAAGGGCGCCACGTAGAAACGCCTGAGCAGCGGGAAGAACACCTCGCGCGCCAGCGGCTCGCCGAAGTGCGCGAGCAGCGCCGCCTCCAGGCTCGGGGCGTCGCGGTCGGTGGTCAGGCTGTTCAGCAGCCCGGTGAAGCAGGCCTGGTAGAGGCCGGGCGCCAGAGCGCTGATGTCGATGAACTGGCTGCGGTCGTTGAGCACGCCGGCGAAGACGTTGCCCACCCGCAACACGGGCACGTCCTGCCAGTCGAGGCCGGCCTCGTCGAACAGCAGGCGGTCGACCCGCGCATCGCCGGTCATCGCCGGGACGTGGGTGCCCTGGTCGAACGCATTGCCGTCCTCGTCGCGGTAGGAACGCAGCAGCCCGCCGCACGCGTCGGCGCGCTCGATCAGCACCACGGGCAGGCCGCAGGCCTGTACCCAGTTCGCCGCCAACAGCCCGGCGATACCACCGCCCACCACCACGACCGGGCGCACGGCGTTCATGCCCGCACCGCCGGCTTGCGCGCCACCAGCAGCCAGGAGGCGAAGCGATGACCATCCGCCGGCTCGTAGCGCACCGACTGCTTTTCCTCCAGGTACAGCAGCTCGAAGTCGGCGAACAGCGCGCGCAGGTGCGCCTCGTCGGAGAAATGCACGCGGCCGGTGCCGGCGAAGGAGCCATCGGTGAAGCCGCTGCGGGTGTGCGGGTCGGCATCGGGCTGGCCACGGCGGGCGTCCGAATGGTTCACCGAGTACCAGTCGACGCCGATGAAGAACCCTCCGGGCACCAGGGCTTCGTGCACCTGGCGCAGGCAGCGGCGGATGGCCTCCTCGCCGTTGCAGGTGAGGGAGGCGCGGTCCAGCACCAGGTCGAAGCCCGGGGCGAAGGGCCAGGGCTGGGTGAAGTCGCCGGTGGCGATGGTCGCGGCCAGCTCGGGCAGGCGCTCACGCAACTGGGCGGCGATGGTCGGGCTGCCTTCCACGGCGTGGTAGTCCACGCCCAGGGACTGGAAGAACGGGATGTTGGCGCCCGCGCCACAGCCCAGCTCCAGCACGCGCCTGCCGGGGCCGAGCTCGCGGCAGTGACGCTTGGTCAGGCTGACCACATCGGACCAGGGCCAGATGGAAAGGTGGGTGCTGGCGGCGTAGCGCTGTTCCCACTCGATGGAAAAACTCATGTCAGCTCCCTGAATTCGCTGCGGCTGTCGCCGCTGTTCATCCACCAGTCCAGCACGCCGAGGCCGGGCACGAACGCGCCCCACAGCTGAGGATAGGTGGGCGGGGTGAAGGCCTGGTAACGCACCTCGATGCCCCGCGCGGCGAAGGCGGCCTCGTCGAGGTAGTCACGCCCCAGGGCGCCGGACAGGTAGCTGTCCGCCCCCAGGGCCAGGCAGATATCGAGCACCAGCTGCGACTTGCGGCTGTCGACGTCCAGCTCGCTGGCACGCACCAGGGGCGTCTCGATGCCGAGTTCGTCCAGCCAGAAGCCCAGCTGGCGCCAGCAGAGCTCGGCCAGGTTGTCCTGGCGCTCGGCGTACAGCTGCTCCAGCTGTGCGTAGCGTTCGGCGAAGCGCGGTGCCCGGCGATAGTTCATGGCCACGGCCTTGAGGTGGTCGCGGCGCCAGTCGCGGCTCTCGTCGATGCGGGTCTCGCGCAGGGTGCT from Pseudomonas tohonis includes:
- a CDS encoding class I SAM-dependent methyltransferase, whose translation is MSFSIEWEQRYAASTHLSIWPWSDVVSLTKRHCRELGPGRRVLELGCGAGANIPFFQSLGVDYHAVEGSPTIAAQLRERLPELAATIATGDFTQPWPFAPGFDLVLDRASLTCNGEEAIRRCLRQVHEALVPGGFFIGVDWYSVNHSDARRGQPDADPHTRSGFTDGSFAGTGRVHFSDEAHLRALFADFELLYLEEKQSVRYEPADGHRFASWLLVARKPAVRA
- a CDS encoding WbqC family protein — protein: MSDARQVAIHQPAYLPWLGYFDRIARVDRFVFLDTVQFEKNSFINRNRIKTPQGAQWLTVPVLGRGHLASTLRETRIDESRDWRRDHLKAVAMNYRRAPRFAERYAQLEQLYAERQDNLAELCWRQLGFWLDELGIETPLVRASELDVDSRKSQLVLDICLALGADSYLSGALGRDYLDEAAFAARGIEVRYQAFTPPTYPQLWGAFVPGLGVLDWWMNSGDSRSEFRELT
- a CDS encoding FAD-dependent oxidoreductase; this translates as MNAVRPVVVVGGGIAGLLAANWVQACGLPVVLIERADACGGLLRSYRDEDGNAFDQGTHVPAMTGDARVDRLLFDEAGLDWQDVPVLRVGNVFAGVLNDRSQFIDISALAPGLYQACFTGLLNSLTTDRDAPSLEAALLAHFGEPLAREVFFPLLRRFYVAPFDQLSASSHRFLGYGRVIAGSAEVCRELKRSAVYDAKVAFRDYLEGRSAVRHRYPRNGGVGSWVDALCERLRAGGGRILTGAQVQGVDHEAQVLNLADGERLGFEQLVWTAPLALLARALGLPVASAPPRFLPLRLFHFLLDRPAACDCHYLYLNDPAARAFRITLYDNVLERNEAPWRLTVEALDAPGETTAQQAAAVLRELRDAAVLAPGCEARLVLEQSIANGFPEVTLAQDAANRELRERVLEHAPALVLCGRNASDAFFTTDVLLDTAAQLERRFGVPATPGDPR